One part of the Dyadobacter sp. 676 genome encodes these proteins:
- a CDS encoding class I SAM-dependent methyltransferase, producing MSSEKRSHEAHSEWYELQFSTQEAKNKVIEMWEYDNAHQTINHWLHKRMLELTDPFVQEKKSWLTVGDGYGFDANHFFRKGLDATASDIAGTFLPMSKERGFIDKYSVENVEHLTFADNSFDYVFCKEAYHHFPRPYLGVYEMLRVAREAVILVEPHDPISKMPLLLALRNIFDRFDTKALQKYWKNRYSFETVGNYVFKLSEREMDKLANGIGLPAVAFKGINNNYYHPSYGREKADDSSPAFRKIKRKLAFHNFLVKASLMPSQVLCAVIFKKLPSEQVMKAMKREGFQVHIFPPNPYAR from the coding sequence ATGTCAAGCGAAAAACGAAGCCATGAAGCGCATTCGGAATGGTATGAATTGCAATTTTCCACGCAGGAGGCCAAAAACAAGGTCATTGAAATGTGGGAATATGACAACGCACACCAGACCATCAACCACTGGCTTCACAAGCGCATGTTGGAGTTGACCGATCCGTTTGTCCAGGAAAAGAAATCGTGGCTGACGGTAGGGGATGGTTACGGGTTCGATGCCAACCATTTTTTTCGCAAAGGGCTGGATGCCACCGCCAGCGATATTGCGGGGACGTTTCTGCCGATGTCGAAGGAACGGGGTTTTATCGATAAATATTCCGTTGAAAACGTCGAGCACCTCACCTTCGCCGACAACAGTTTCGACTATGTTTTCTGCAAGGAAGCGTATCACCACTTTCCGCGCCCGTACCTGGGTGTGTACGAGATGTTGCGCGTCGCACGCGAGGCCGTCATCCTCGTGGAGCCGCATGATCCGATCTCCAAAATGCCTCTTCTCCTTGCGCTGAGAAATATTTTCGATCGCTTCGATACCAAAGCATTGCAGAAATACTGGAAAAACAGGTATTCATTCGAGACCGTAGGGAACTATGTTTTCAAACTCTCGGAGCGGGAAATGGACAAGCTCGCAAACGGAATCGGTTTACCGGCAGTTGCTTTTAAGGGCATCAATAACAATTACTATCATCCGTCCTACGGGCGCGAAAAGGCGGACGACTCAAGCCCGGCATTCCGGAAGATCAAACGCAAGCTCGCATTCCATAATTTTCTTGTCAAAGCTTCCCTGATGCCATCGCAGGTGCTTTGCGCAGTGATTTTTAAGAAATTACCCTCGGAGCAGGTAATGAAAGCGATGAAGCGAGAGGGGTTCCAGGTACATATTTTTCCACCTAATCCATATGCACGGTGA
- a CDS encoding glycosyltransferase family 4 protein: MVLQLSTFHWEGGAGVAAARLHQALLDAGTDSRLMVSQTSRPDPQTTAWADDSWKSKKAWGNFVLERLNFLPYEKDRSVRFAFSPAAIGADISGHPLVKQASIIHLHWINFGFLSLQSLEKLFTLGKPVVWTLHDMWTFTGGCHYNRGCERYLSHCCYCPYLKKPGEYDIAFAQFEKKLKLYQNADLTLVSPSRWLDNLVQKATLTTGLRSLTIPNCIDTDFFMPGDRTDARKAFGLPADKKLLLFAGANTQDPRKGFSYFREAMRHPELADIEVMILGKGQPENFKDMPVKTHFLGKISDANKMVQAYNAADMLVVPSLEDNLPNTIMEAMACGTPAVGFDTGGIPEMIGHLGSGFVSTSRSSPSLSEGIQWVLEHNGDGTVSRNAREKAMQYYSEKVVAGQYSQLYQSLCHG; the protein is encoded by the coding sequence ATGGTGCTTCAACTGAGTACTTTTCATTGGGAAGGTGGTGCCGGGGTCGCTGCGGCGAGGTTACATCAGGCGCTGCTCGATGCCGGTACCGACTCGCGTCTGATGGTTTCCCAAACGTCCCGCCCCGATCCGCAAACCACGGCCTGGGCCGACGATTCGTGGAAGTCGAAAAAGGCATGGGGGAATTTTGTGCTGGAACGACTAAATTTTCTTCCATATGAAAAAGACAGGTCCGTGCGTTTCGCATTTTCTCCTGCGGCAATCGGTGCCGACATCAGCGGGCATCCGCTCGTGAAACAGGCCAGTATTATCCATTTACACTGGATCAATTTCGGATTTCTGTCCCTTCAATCGCTCGAAAAACTTTTTACGCTGGGAAAGCCGGTCGTCTGGACGCTACACGATATGTGGACATTCACCGGCGGATGTCACTATAACCGCGGTTGCGAACGCTACCTCTCGCATTGTTGTTATTGCCCCTATCTCAAAAAGCCGGGCGAATACGACATAGCTTTTGCCCAATTCGAAAAGAAACTGAAACTTTATCAAAATGCCGACCTGACGCTCGTTTCACCGAGCCGGTGGCTGGATAACCTCGTTCAAAAAGCTACCCTGACGACCGGGCTCCGCTCACTAACGATACCCAACTGCATCGATACCGATTTTTTCATGCCCGGTGACCGCACGGATGCGAGAAAAGCCTTCGGTCTGCCGGCCGATAAAAAGTTGCTGCTCTTCGCTGGTGCGAACACCCAAGACCCGCGCAAAGGTTTTTCCTATTTCCGCGAAGCCATGCGCCATCCCGAACTAGCCGATATCGAAGTGATGATTCTTGGTAAAGGACAACCCGAAAACTTTAAGGATATGCCTGTAAAAACGCATTTCCTCGGCAAAATTTCGGATGCGAACAAAATGGTGCAAGCCTACAATGCGGCCGACATGCTGGTAGTACCGTCGCTGGAAGACAATCTCCCGAATACTATTATGGAAGCGATGGCATGCGGTACACCAGCCGTAGGGTTCGACACAGGGGGTATTCCGGAAATGATCGGGCACCTGGGAAGCGGCTTCGTATCGACGTCCCGATCGTCCCCCTCGCTTTCGGAGGGCATTCAATGGGTCCTGGAACACAATGGCGACGGAACTGTGTCGCGGAATGCCCGTGAAAAAGCAATGCAATACTATTCGGAAAAAGTGGTTGCGGGGCAATATTCTCAACTTTATCAATCGCTGTGTCATGGATAA
- a CDS encoding glycosyltransferase family 2 protein, with translation MDKSPLLTIVTVTYQAGKYIERTLKSVENALHHVHSPVRIEYLIIDGGSTDQTLSIAARFGFISKVISERDKGLYDAMNKGLQFASGQYLWFLNAGDEVFDTNVLRTLLTSLQTGADVYYSDAMMVREDGTEVGLRSHFTPHTLPANLRWQDFALGMKVCHQAFIAKKAIAPLYEFQNLSADIDWEIACLKRAERIQFLPFILCRYLLGGLSVKSHRRSLTDRFRVLAKHFGFIPTLINHLRIFWRGYWFARNNGRYW, from the coding sequence ATGGATAAAAGCCCGTTACTCACGATCGTCACTGTCACTTATCAGGCCGGGAAATACATTGAGCGCACGTTGAAAAGTGTCGAAAACGCATTGCATCACGTGCATTCTCCCGTGCGGATCGAATATCTGATCATAGACGGCGGCTCCACCGATCAGACGCTGAGCATTGCCGCCCGGTTTGGGTTTATTTCCAAAGTCATTTCCGAAAGGGACAAAGGACTTTATGACGCCATGAACAAGGGACTGCAATTCGCCTCGGGCCAATATCTGTGGTTCCTGAATGCAGGCGACGAAGTTTTTGATACGAACGTCCTCCGAACCTTACTGACTTCGCTGCAAACCGGAGCAGATGTTTATTACAGCGACGCCATGATGGTCCGTGAAGACGGAACCGAAGTGGGCCTGCGCAGTCATTTTACCCCCCATACATTGCCTGCAAACCTCCGTTGGCAGGATTTCGCATTGGGAATGAAAGTTTGTCATCAGGCATTCATCGCGAAAAAGGCCATTGCCCCGCTTTATGAATTTCAAAACCTCAGCGCCGACATCGACTGGGAGATCGCCTGCCTCAAACGCGCGGAGCGCATACAATTTCTGCCATTCATTCTGTGCCGTTACCTTTTAGGTGGATTGTCCGTCAAAAGTCATCGCCGGTCGCTCACCGATCGTTTCAGGGTACTTGCAAAGCACTTCGGTTTTATCCCGACCCTCATTAACCATCTGCGTATATTCTGGCGGGGTTATTGGTTTGCACGAAACAACGGGAGGTATTGGTAA
- a CDS encoding DUF4302 domain-containing protein: MLFLTVVFFSCENSDDTVFEESADVRLNAALASYEKQLVEAQYGWNAVIYPGGGGSYGFYFKFDDKNRVTMFSDFTSEAAAKPKESSYRLKAMQTPSLIFDTYSYLHVLADPDEEVNNGVRGEGLLSDFEFSIYPDSVKTDVITLVGRKNQSRLVLTRATQAQATAYAKGDMAKGLLFHNIARYQPYFKRVTLGANTYEVTVNQRTRTIKLTWLNGSTPKTFTTNYYFTTSGLAFVSPLVNGSQTITGFGNITWNANTTQLAFSGGGANGTLVSAIKPISVDLAAAKRWWQAPIESGGDWRSEKGFHVNGVDDAFKLSELKSGDSPYVFYLFQPAATSQFDFVAPIFYDGKNIYYDYGHAVAPTFTSDGRVKFEEVGKILNPPTTGPAAESIKLLYEASGFYLIQTSETTYDMVSAKDAKAWITWE; encoded by the coding sequence CTGCTGTTTCTGACCGTTGTTTTCTTCTCCTGCGAGAACAGCGACGATACGGTTTTTGAAGAATCGGCGGATGTGCGTCTGAATGCGGCATTGGCCTCATATGAAAAGCAGCTCGTCGAAGCGCAATACGGCTGGAATGCGGTCATTTATCCGGGTGGGGGAGGCAGCTACGGCTTTTACTTTAAGTTTGACGATAAAAACCGGGTGACAATGTTCTCCGATTTCACGAGTGAAGCGGCAGCGAAGCCAAAGGAAAGCAGCTACCGCTTAAAGGCCATGCAAACGCCTTCGCTGATCTTCGATACCTATTCCTACCTCCACGTGCTGGCCGATCCCGACGAGGAAGTGAACAACGGCGTGCGGGGTGAAGGACTGCTATCCGATTTCGAATTCAGCATTTATCCCGACTCGGTGAAAACCGACGTGATCACTCTCGTAGGCCGTAAAAACCAGAGCCGGCTGGTGCTTACCCGGGCAACTCAGGCGCAGGCGACTGCCTATGCGAAAGGGGATATGGCAAAGGGACTGCTATTCCATAATATTGCCAGATACCAGCCGTACTTCAAACGCGTTACGCTGGGAGCGAATACCTATGAAGTTACGGTGAACCAAAGAACGAGGACTATCAAACTTACCTGGTTGAACGGAAGTACGCCTAAGACTTTTACAACAAACTACTACTTCACTACTTCGGGCCTGGCATTCGTGTCCCCGCTTGTAAATGGTTCACAAACGATCACAGGTTTTGGAAATATTACCTGGAATGCTAATACGACGCAGCTGGCGTTTTCGGGCGGGGGGGCAAATGGAACGCTTGTGAGTGCTATCAAACCCATATCCGTAGATCTGGCGGCGGCAAAAAGATGGTGGCAAGCTCCCATTGAATCTGGTGGCGACTGGCGATCGGAGAAGGGGTTTCATGTCAACGGAGTAGACGACGCGTTTAAGCTTAGCGAGTTGAAGTCGGGTGACTCTCCTTATGTATTTTACCTGTTCCAGCCTGCTGCAACCTCTCAGTTTGATTTTGTGGCGCCGATATTCTATGACGGCAAGAATATCTATTACGACTATGGCCATGCGGTTGCTCCAACATTTACGTCCGACGGCAGAGTGAAATTCGAGGAAGTAGGGAAGATACTCAACCCTCCAACGACCGGCCCGGCCGCGGAATCGATCAAATTGCTTTACGAAGCCAGCGGTTTTTATCTGATTCAGACATCCGAAACTACGTACGACATGGTGAGTGCTAAGGATGCGAAGGCTTGGATTACATGGGAATAA
- a CDS encoding putative zinc-binding metallopeptidase, with amino-acid sequence MKTLFRHFAYYAIAALLFGTTLSSCKEEDIGNVDDIKGLGGDEWVEGPVDRWIHDSLVVPYNISAKYKWDQFEFGNLTKNLVPPDEAQVIPLLSTIRKAWTNPYVEEAGKVFYNKYSPKFFILSGSNEYNSEGSITLGTAEGGRKVILYGVNLFKIKGMQGYDPARDSSFVKDWFLHTIHHEFGHILHQTVLYPVEYKNISKSYYQGGNWINWSDADARRDGFITAYSSSSFDEDFVEMIAMMLTEGKAGFDRLVNSIPEGTSPHGVTKAQAQAALRQKEAIIVAYYKNTWKIDFYSLQKRVRTSMNKLF; translated from the coding sequence ATGAAAACTCTGTTCAGACATTTCGCGTATTATGCCATTGCAGCCCTGCTATTCGGCACGACGTTAAGCTCCTGCAAGGAAGAGGATATCGGCAACGTGGATGATATTAAAGGACTTGGCGGCGACGAGTGGGTAGAAGGCCCTGTCGACCGGTGGATCCATGACAGCCTCGTTGTGCCGTATAATATATCGGCCAAATATAAATGGGACCAGTTCGAGTTCGGAAACCTTACCAAAAACCTGGTTCCGCCCGACGAAGCACAGGTAATCCCGTTGCTCAGTACGATTCGCAAAGCATGGACCAACCCTTATGTGGAGGAAGCAGGGAAGGTGTTTTATAATAAATACTCTCCCAAGTTCTTCATCCTTTCGGGAAGTAACGAGTATAACTCGGAAGGTTCCATCACACTTGGAACCGCGGAAGGCGGCCGTAAGGTGATCTTATATGGGGTAAACCTGTTCAAGATCAAGGGAATGCAGGGGTATGATCCGGCGAGGGATTCTTCGTTCGTAAAAGACTGGTTCCTGCATACGATCCATCACGAATTCGGACATATTTTGCATCAAACCGTGTTGTACCCGGTCGAGTACAAGAATATTTCGAAATCGTATTACCAGGGTGGTAACTGGATCAACTGGTCGGATGCGGATGCGCGCCGCGACGGTTTCATTACGGCTTACAGCTCTTCGAGTTTTGATGAGGATTTTGTGGAAATGATCGCGATGATGTTAACCGAAGGGAAGGCCGGTTTCGACAGGCTGGTTAATTCCATCCCGGAAGGAACGAGCCCCCACGGCGTAACAAAGGCGCAGGCGCAGGCCGCATTGCGGCAAAAAGAGGCTATTATTGTAGCTTATTACAAAAACACCTGGAAAATTGATTTTTACAGTCTTCAGAAAAGGGTGCGGACTTCGATGAATAAACTTTTTTAA
- a CDS encoding RagB/SusD family nutrient uptake outer membrane protein has protein sequence MSRDSPDLYWAECYRAISVANEALDIISKVSNPEEYNAQKGEALLARAYAHFMLVNYYCKFFDPQQPNDSPGIPYVTVPENVVIKQYERGTVASVYQNIEKDLLEGLPLISDGVYTVPKYHFNIAAANAFASRFYLVKKDYQKVLQYANAAFPSNNFGENLRPWNTTYASMSPAELFNTYSRATQNANLLLVETASNYGRYVANYRYGMTYAKWQEISASEQIIAGNASWVFPLYYRGDNNYFIPKLTEYFVRESVNAEIGLPYVMLPIFTVEEVLFNRIEANAYLNNTTACLTDLNTYISKRVANYDPSQHKVTASSMSNYFRGNLRSNIINTVLAFKRVEFVQEGMRWFDIQRYNATVSHTTRAGSVITIPAGDNRRVLQIPQTAALSGIQQNPR, from the coding sequence ATGAGCAGGGATTCGCCGGACCTTTACTGGGCGGAATGCTATCGTGCGATTTCGGTTGCCAACGAGGCCCTCGACATTATCAGCAAAGTATCGAATCCCGAGGAGTACAATGCTCAAAAGGGCGAGGCACTGCTCGCACGCGCCTACGCACACTTCATGCTGGTCAATTATTACTGCAAATTTTTTGACCCGCAACAACCCAACGATAGTCCGGGTATTCCTTATGTAACGGTTCCCGAAAATGTCGTAATCAAGCAATATGAACGCGGTACAGTGGCTTCGGTGTACCAAAATATCGAAAAAGACTTGCTGGAGGGCCTTCCGTTGATCAGCGACGGCGTATACACCGTGCCGAAATACCATTTCAATATTGCCGCCGCCAATGCTTTCGCGAGCCGGTTTTATCTGGTCAAGAAAGATTATCAGAAAGTGTTGCAATATGCCAACGCCGCTTTTCCGAGCAATAATTTCGGGGAGAACCTGCGCCCGTGGAATACGACTTATGCGAGCATGTCGCCCGCGGAATTGTTCAATACCTATTCGCGGGCTACCCAAAACGCCAATTTGCTGCTCGTCGAAACAGCATCGAACTACGGGCGTTATGTGGCCAATTACCGCTATGGCATGACGTACGCCAAATGGCAGGAAATTTCGGCAAGCGAACAGATCATCGCGGGCAACGCGAGCTGGGTATTCCCGCTTTACTACCGGGGTGACAACAATTATTTCATTCCCAAACTGACCGAATATTTCGTGCGTGAGTCGGTGAATGCCGAGATAGGGCTTCCTTATGTAATGCTGCCGATTTTCACGGTCGAAGAAGTGCTCTTTAACCGGATCGAGGCCAATGCATACCTTAACAATACAACGGCCTGCCTTACCGATCTCAACACTTACATCAGCAAGCGTGTGGCCAACTACGATCCGTCGCAGCATAAGGTTACCGCGAGCAGTATGTCCAATTATTTCAGGGGAAATCTGAGAAGCAACATTATCAATACAGTCCTGGCATTCAAACGCGTCGAGTTTGTGCAGGAGGGAATGCGCTGGTTCGATATCCAGCGGTATAACGCGACGGTCTCGCATACGACGCGTGCGGGATCGGTCATTACGATTCCCGCCGGCGATAACCGTCGGGTGTTACAAATCCCGCAAACTGCGGCACTTTCAGGCATACAACAAAATCCGAGATAG
- a CDS encoding SusC/RagA family TonB-linked outer membrane protein: MNLFYRISGLSRLIVLLLGIFFLSVAALPFRSYAFTADIDVRGVVKSSTGEPLIGSTVRVKGLQKGTVTNEKGEFVLENVSDNATLVITMIGFLPKEVKAARNLTIELVEDAVGLQDVVVTGFQQINKDKFTGSAVTLKTDDVKIDGLPDVSRMLEGRAAGVSIQNVSGTFGAAPKIRIRGATSLNGANKPLWVIDGVVQEDIVNISNDQLSSGDPTTLLGSAVAGLNPNDIETFDILKDAAAAALYGARAMNGVIVITTKKGKSGKPVITYSGNYSTQLVPSYRNFNIMNSAQQMSVLGNLERNGYLNSDILSKPDYGVYGKMYNLMTGDGQGNFPLENSTAAKRNFLMGYARANTDWFDVLFKQNFIHEHSLSVSFGTEKSSSYASVSYLDDNGWTIADKVKRYTLNFNNNYQLSDRLSIGLTTLASVRRQQAPGSLSRRSNPVEGKYDRDFDINPFSYALNTSRTLTAYDQNGNLEFFRRNFAPFNIISELANNRISLTLADIKLQGNLSYKITDNLSYDFLGALRYIQTGREHTITEHSNMANAYRAADNSTIALANKYLYTDPDVPNAYPVVVLPSGGFYNRNEDQMLFYNVRNNIRYNQKFRERHEVNALVGQEVKFTNRQNSNNTGYGFQYDQGGTPFVDYRILKQTIETNFQYYGMQMDYERFAAFYGSLGYTLDGKYNLTGYVRYDGSNRFGKSAIARWLPTYTIAGSWNFDRENFFKNLKWLSMGRLRLSYGLSADTGPATNAAVLLQSIITRRPYADEKESAIQLASLQNTELTWEKLYSGNVGLDVGLFANRINFTLDGYIRNSFDLIDQIKTSGIGGQIYKVANYADMESYGADFSVDGVLFKNRDWDFRSRITFGYSHTLITNVDNSPGIFDLVKAEGANVQGKPVRSLFSIDYRALNPKTGVPIFLNENGEVSSDVYLQDQNIKYLKYEGPVDPPFTGGFNNTLTYKGLSLNVFFTYQAGNKIRLNPLYKSSFSDLDAMPKEFLDRWVMSGDEKFPATPSISDQLEQLYLQGTYPYNIYNYSTERVAKGDFVRLKSVSLAYKLPLQVISRYGFKAASIQVSSINPWLIYSDKKLKGQDPEFFNSGGVAQPIQKQFTVALKLTL; the protein is encoded by the coding sequence ATGAATCTTTTCTATCGGATCAGTGGCCTGAGTCGGCTTATTGTGTTGCTCCTGGGTATCTTCTTTCTGTCCGTTGCCGCTTTACCGTTTCGCTCTTATGCATTTACCGCCGATATCGACGTCAGGGGTGTCGTGAAAAGCAGTACCGGCGAGCCGCTGATAGGCTCCACGGTAAGGGTGAAAGGCTTGCAGAAAGGTACAGTCACGAACGAAAAAGGAGAGTTCGTGCTGGAAAATGTGAGCGACAATGCTACCCTGGTAATTACGATGATCGGTTTTTTACCCAAGGAAGTGAAGGCCGCCCGAAACCTGACGATCGAGCTGGTGGAAGACGCCGTGGGCTTGCAGGACGTGGTCGTGACCGGTTTTCAGCAAATCAATAAGGACAAGTTTACCGGCTCGGCGGTGACGCTTAAAACCGACGATGTGAAAATCGACGGTTTACCCGACGTGAGCCGGATGCTCGAAGGTCGTGCGGCGGGCGTTTCAATCCAGAACGTTTCCGGTACTTTCGGGGCGGCGCCCAAAATCCGTATTCGCGGTGCCACTTCGCTGAATGGCGCCAACAAGCCGCTTTGGGTGATCGACGGTGTGGTGCAGGAGGATATTGTCAATATTTCAAACGACCAGCTTTCCAGCGGCGACCCCACGACGTTGCTCGGCTCGGCGGTTGCAGGGCTTAACCCGAACGATATCGAGACTTTCGATATATTGAAAGACGCCGCCGCCGCCGCATTGTACGGCGCCCGCGCGATGAACGGCGTGATTGTGATCACTACTAAAAAAGGAAAAAGCGGCAAGCCGGTCATCACCTATTCGGGCAATTACAGCACGCAACTCGTGCCGTCCTACCGCAATTTCAATATTATGAACTCCGCACAGCAGATGTCGGTGCTGGGGAATCTGGAACGAAACGGCTATTTGAATTCCGATATTCTTTCAAAGCCGGATTATGGTGTTTATGGGAAGATGTACAATCTGATGACCGGCGACGGCCAGGGAAATTTCCCGTTGGAGAACTCCACGGCGGCGAAACGGAATTTCCTGATGGGTTATGCAAGAGCCAATACCGATTGGTTCGATGTACTTTTCAAACAAAATTTCATTCACGAACACTCGCTGAGCGTTTCGTTCGGAACGGAGAAATCGAGCTCGTACGCGTCGGTGAGTTACCTGGACGACAACGGCTGGACGATCGCCGACAAGGTGAAGCGGTATACCCTCAATTTCAACAACAACTACCAGTTGTCCGACCGCCTGAGCATTGGCCTCACAACATTGGCATCGGTGAGACGGCAGCAGGCGCCAGGCTCATTGAGCAGAAGAAGTAACCCCGTAGAAGGCAAATACGACCGTGATTTCGACATTAACCCGTTCAGTTACGCATTGAACACCAGCCGGACGCTCACAGCCTACGACCAGAACGGTAATCTGGAATTTTTCCGCCGGAACTTCGCGCCATTCAATATTATCTCGGAGCTCGCGAATAACAGGATCAGCCTCACGTTGGCGGATATTAAATTGCAGGGTAATCTTTCCTACAAAATCACCGATAACCTGAGTTACGATTTTCTGGGTGCGCTGAGATATATTCAGACCGGCCGCGAGCACACCATTACGGAGCATAGCAACATGGCGAATGCGTACCGCGCGGCCGATAATTCTACTATTGCATTGGCTAATAAATACCTCTATACCGACCCGGACGTGCCTAATGCATATCCCGTGGTGGTGCTGCCCAGCGGTGGTTTCTATAACCGTAACGAGGATCAAATGCTTTTCTACAACGTCAGGAACAATATCCGTTACAATCAGAAATTTAGGGAGCGACATGAAGTGAATGCGCTGGTGGGGCAGGAAGTGAAATTTACCAACCGCCAGAACTCCAATAATACCGGCTACGGCTTTCAGTACGATCAGGGTGGAACCCCTTTTGTGGATTACCGCATTTTGAAACAAACCATCGAAACCAACTTCCAGTATTATGGAATGCAAATGGATTATGAGCGGTTTGCAGCGTTTTACGGAAGCCTGGGATACACATTGGATGGTAAATATAACCTTACCGGTTACGTCCGCTACGATGGTTCGAACCGGTTCGGGAAATCGGCTATTGCGCGCTGGCTGCCTACGTATACCATTGCCGGTTCCTGGAACTTCGACCGGGAGAATTTTTTCAAAAACCTGAAATGGCTGAGTATGGGCCGTTTGCGCCTTAGTTACGGGCTTTCGGCGGATACCGGCCCGGCTACCAATGCAGCCGTACTTTTGCAAAGTATTATCACCCGCAGACCATATGCAGACGAAAAAGAGTCGGCTATTCAGCTCGCTTCATTGCAAAATACCGAGCTTACCTGGGAAAAATTGTACAGCGGGAACGTCGGCCTCGACGTGGGCTTGTTTGCCAACCGGATCAATTTTACGCTCGATGGCTATATTCGTAATAGTTTCGACCTGATCGATCAGATTAAAACATCGGGCATCGGCGGTCAGATTTACAAAGTTGCCAATTACGCCGATATGGAGTCGTATGGCGCCGACTTTTCGGTCGACGGCGTGTTGTTCAAAAACCGGGATTGGGACTTCCGCTCGCGCATTACATTCGGATATTCCCACACGCTCATCACGAATGTGGACAATAGCCCCGGTATATTCGATCTCGTGAAGGCGGAAGGGGCCAATGTGCAGGGCAAGCCCGTACGCAGCCTTTTCTCGATCGATTACCGGGCACTTAACCCTAAAACCGGCGTGCCGATCTTCCTGAATGAGAACGGGGAAGTAAGCTCCGATGTGTATTTGCAGGATCAGAATATAAAGTACCTCAAATACGAAGGACCTGTTGACCCGCCATTTACAGGTGGCTTTAACAATACATTGACTTACAAGGGACTTTCCCTGAACGTGTTCTTTACGTATCAGGCCGGTAATAAAATCCGTCTCAACCCGCTGTACAAGAGCTCATTCAGCGATCTGGATGCGATGCCCAAAGAATTTCTGGACCGCTGGGTAATGTCCGGCGACGAGAAGTTTCCTGCAACCCCTTCCATTTCGGACCAACTGGAACAGCTGTATCTCCAGGGCACTTATCCTTACAACATCTACAACTACTCGACGGAGCGCGTTGCAAAAGGAGATTTTGTGCGGTTGAAGTCGGTGTCGCTGGCTTACAAGCTGCCGTTGCAGGTGATTTCGCGTTATGGTTTCAAAGCGGCCAGCATACAGGTATCGTCGATCAACCCGTGGCTGATCTATTCGGACAAGAAGCTGAAAGGACAGGACCCCGAGTTTTTCAATTCGGGCGGTGTGGCCCAGCCGATCCAGAAGCAATTCACGGTAGCTTTGAAACTGACATTGTAG
- a CDS encoding bifunctional precorrin-2 dehydrogenase/sirohydrochlorin ferrochelatase: MNNLFPIFLKLENLHTLIVGGGYVGLEKITAVLDNSPLARITLVAPEIREEIRNIAAANSRINLITRKFEDGDLMGKDLVIVATNDKAENNRIREAARACHILTNVADTPDICDFYLSSVVRKGNLKVAISTNGMSPTLAKRLREVLGEALPDNLETAMEQLKAVRDMLKGDFASKVDELNRITAVLTEKKKDVP, translated from the coding sequence ATGAACAATCTCTTTCCCATATTCCTGAAACTCGAAAACCTGCACACGCTCATTGTGGGCGGCGGCTATGTAGGTTTGGAGAAAATAACGGCCGTACTCGATAATTCCCCACTCGCCCGCATAACACTCGTCGCACCCGAAATACGAGAGGAAATCAGGAACATTGCGGCCGCTAATTCCCGAATAAATCTAATTACGCGGAAATTCGAAGACGGCGATCTGATGGGAAAGGACCTGGTGATCGTGGCGACGAACGACAAAGCTGAAAACAACAGGATCCGGGAAGCCGCCCGCGCCTGTCATATCCTCACAAATGTGGCGGATACGCCTGATATCTGCGATTTTTACCTCTCGTCGGTGGTCCGGAAGGGAAATTTGAAAGTAGCTATTTCTACCAACGGAATGTCACCTACGCTCGCCAAGCGCCTCCGGGAAGTACTGGGAGAAGCGCTTCCCGACAATCTTGAAACGGCGATGGAGCAGCTCAAAGCCGTACGAGATATGCTGAAAGGCGATTTCGCGTCGAAGGTCGACGAGCTTAACCGCATTACCGCCGTTTTAACGGAAAAGAAAAAAGATGTGCCCTGA